Proteins from a genomic interval of Mycoplasmopsis columboralis:
- a CDS encoding PTS sugar transporter subunit IIC: MKKLLNKKSKNDQTLFKKFFNGFERMAVPIMGKLAENRYINAIKTGMVSILPILLIGSLILVIWSFPINAKDGLYVLILKTEASKKFGYFLMLPYRATYPMMGFFAVIGITRALAKSYKMDEQQSIFASIIVYLISIVGPMHKTVGHFQISTAALGSATVFGGIIISFAVVEIIRLFHKYKIIIRLPKSVPEVVAKPFNALIPMIFTMFLASLIFQVAAFDIHSYAKFVLSPLQSLVAGNNYGGFLIVVLLIMFLWFAGIHGVSIIGALARPFWTIALDNNSAQKIAESKLLLYAKDNGAIFVEPFFQWFVWIGGAGATVGLLIAMLVVARSKYLRSITYPSLVPGIFNINEPVIFGYPLVLNPYLFIPSILAPVAMGTLTFIAMKLNIVALPTNLVGWTLPAPIGAYLATLDWKAPILAIINIVLSVLIWAPFAKAYDKKLFNDEIDQEVALRANDLEDKSEESLANLRKEVEKEFNSRGLLSRLRAKKAA, encoded by the coding sequence ATGAAAAAGTTATTAAACAAAAAATCAAAAAATGACCAAACTCTCTTTAAAAAGTTTTTTAATGGTTTTGAAAGAATGGCAGTTCCAATTATGGGAAAACTTGCTGAAAACCGTTACATTAACGCAATTAAAACCGGAATGGTGTCAATTTTGCCAATTTTACTTATTGGTTCACTTATTTTAGTTATTTGATCATTCCCAATTAATGCCAAAGATGGTCTTTATGTACTTATTCTTAAAACCGAAGCATCTAAAAAATTCGGGTACTTCTTAATGCTTCCATACCGTGCAACATACCCAATGATGGGATTCTTCGCGGTAATTGGAATTACCAGAGCGCTAGCTAAAAGCTACAAAATGGATGAACAACAATCAATTTTTGCATCAATTATTGTGTATTTAATTTCTATTGTTGGTCCAATGCACAAAACAGTTGGACACTTCCAAATTTCAACTGCTGCTCTTGGTTCAGCAACAGTGTTTGGTGGAATTATCATTTCTTTTGCTGTTGTTGAAATTATTAGATTATTCCACAAATACAAAATTATTATTAGATTACCAAAATCAGTGCCAGAAGTAGTTGCAAAACCATTTAACGCACTTATTCCGATGATCTTTACAATGTTCCTTGCATCACTTATTTTCCAAGTTGCTGCTTTTGACATTCACTCATATGCAAAATTTGTTCTTTCACCACTTCAATCACTTGTAGCTGGAAATAACTACGGTGGATTCTTAATTGTGGTATTACTTATTATGTTCTTATGATTTGCCGGAATTCACGGTGTGTCAATTATTGGGGCTCTTGCTCGTCCATTCTGAACAATTGCTCTTGATAATAACTCAGCACAAAAAATTGCTGAAAGTAAATTATTACTTTATGCAAAAGATAATGGTGCAATCTTTGTTGAACCATTCTTCCAATGATTCGTATGAATTGGAGGAGCTGGAGCTACTGTTGGTCTTTTAATTGCAATGCTTGTTGTTGCAAGATCTAAATACTTAAGATCAATTACTTACCCATCTCTTGTTCCTGGAATCTTCAACATTAATGAACCGGTTATCTTCGGATACCCACTTGTATTAAACCCATACTTATTTATTCCTTCAATTTTAGCTCCTGTAGCAATGGGAACTTTAACCTTTATTGCAATGAAACTTAACATTGTAGCTCTACCAACAAACTTAGTTGGATGAACTTTACCTGCTCCAATTGGTGCTTACTTGGCAACACTTGATTGAAAAGCTCCAATTTTAGCAATTATCAACATTGTATTAAGTGTGCTTATTTGAGCTCCATTTGCTAAAGCTTACGACAAAAAATTATTCAATGATGAAATTGATCAAGAAGTTGCTTTAAGAGCTAATGATCTTGAAGATAAATCAGAAGAATCTTTAGCTAACTTAAGAAAAGAAGTTGAAAAAGAATTTAATTCAAGAGGACTTTTATCAAGATTAAGAGCTAAAAAAGCTGCTTAA
- a CDS encoding pseudouridine synthase, which yields MAAVQERLQKLLSQAGVASRREAEAIIKAGKVTVNGKVAQLGDKASFKDKILVNNKPIEPEEHVYFVLNKPEKTVCTLKDNFGRKIVTDLIDTPHKIFPVGRLDYDTTGVLILTNDGELANKLMHPSYEIVRVYRARLDQPLTKNELKRLNQPLMINNVESKQQVIQAGPKSYFVVLHVGTYHHVKKIFETVNRLVINLKRVEYAGITVEKIPVGEYRRLNFKEIKMLKNLVKWKEQQNEKNT from the coding sequence ATGGCAGCAGTTCAAGAAAGATTACAAAAATTACTCTCACAAGCTGGGGTAGCTTCAAGAAGAGAAGCAGAAGCAATTATTAAAGCAGGAAAAGTTACAGTTAATGGAAAAGTAGCTCAACTAGGTGATAAAGCTTCATTTAAAGATAAGATTTTAGTTAATAATAAACCAATTGAACCTGAAGAGCATGTGTACTTTGTGTTAAATAAACCTGAGAAAACTGTCTGCACTCTCAAAGATAACTTTGGTCGCAAAATCGTTACTGATTTAATTGATACACCACATAAAATTTTTCCTGTTGGTAGATTAGATTATGATACTACTGGAGTATTAATTTTAACTAATGATGGAGAATTAGCTAACAAATTAATGCACCCTAGTTATGAAATAGTTCGTGTGTATCGTGCTCGATTAGATCAGCCACTCACAAAAAATGAGTTAAAAAGACTTAATCAACCGCTAATGATTAATAATGTCGAATCTAAACAACAAGTAATTCAAGCTGGCCCTAAAAGCTATTTTGTGGTATTACATGTTGGTACTTATCACCATGTTAAGAAAATTTTTGAAACAGTAAATCGTTTAGTTATAAATTTAAAGAGAGTTGAATACGCTGGTATTACTGTTGAAAAAATTCCAGTTGGAGAATATCGAAGATTGAATTTCAAAGAAATTAAAATGTTAAAAAATTTAGTTAAATGAAAGGAACAACAAAATGAAAAAAATACTTAA
- a CDS encoding PTS sugar transporter subunit IIB: MKALLICSGGMSTQILIGQLKKEADKIAYAFEAEAIGANELDDYDKNFDIILVAPQIKYKFPELSEYAKSKKVKIYQIDMTEYNPVGAGKLIQNIKKVMEG, encoded by the coding sequence ATGAAAGCTTTACTTATTTGCTCAGGAGGAATGTCAACTCAAATTTTAATTGGTCAACTCAAAAAAGAAGCTGACAAAATTGCTTATGCTTTTGAAGCTGAAGCTATCGGTGCCAATGAACTTGATGATTATGACAAAAACTTTGACATTATCTTAGTTGCTCCTCAAATTAAATACAAATTCCCAGAACTTAGCGAATACGCTAAAAGTAAAAAAGTTAAAATTTACCAAATTGACATGACTGAATACAATCCAGTTGGAGCTGGTAAATTAATTCAAAATATCAAGAAAGTAATGGAGGGTTAA
- a CDS encoding anhydro-N-acetylmuramic acid kinase, with protein MKNNYYAIGLMSGTSLDGLDIAYVNIKQNSSDPQDISVQLINFDIVEYPQTLKAKILKSFKEEFDSRFMCSLNFEIAHFYAQSVNDFIAKYNLDKAKVDFVATHGQTIYHLIDPSENEVKSTLQLGDISVLAQQVGITTIGDFRPADMANGGQGAPLVPMPDWLLLKKPNTIRLLQNIGGMGNVTVVKEDINEIFAFDTGPGNILIDLAMQKFYNQGYDKDAKVALSGQVNKALLEKLIQKDTDYLNIKPPKSTGRERYSIEYLNDVLVGFENIPHQDVVSTLTQYTAYSIYHAYTNYVLTNDTKAEIYVSGGGANNIYLMNALKEYFKPLDIPVNQSNVLNINIDAKEAIAFAVLGYLTLQKLPGNVPNATGAKKFSILGKIALV; from the coding sequence TTGAAAAATAATTATTACGCCATTGGTTTAATGAGTGGAACTAGTTTAGATGGACTTGATATTGCTTATGTTAATATTAAGCAAAACTCAAGTGATCCACAAGACATTAGTGTACAGTTAATAAACTTTGATATTGTCGAATATCCACAAACACTTAAAGCTAAGATTCTTAAATCTTTTAAAGAAGAATTTGACTCACGCTTTATGTGTTCGCTTAATTTTGAAATCGCACATTTTTACGCTCAATCTGTAAATGATTTTATTGCTAAATACAATCTTGATAAAGCTAAAGTAGATTTTGTAGCTACTCACGGACAAACTATTTATCATTTAATTGACCCTAGTGAAAATGAAGTCAAATCAACATTGCAACTTGGTGATATTTCAGTACTTGCTCAACAAGTGGGTATTACTACCATTGGTGATTTTAGACCGGCTGATATGGCTAACGGAGGCCAAGGTGCTCCGCTAGTACCTATGCCAGATTGATTATTACTTAAAAAACCAAACACCATTAGATTGCTTCAAAACATTGGTGGAATGGGAAATGTAACGGTGGTTAAAGAAGATATTAATGAAATATTTGCTTTTGACACTGGACCTGGAAATATCTTAATTGATTTAGCAATGCAAAAATTCTACAATCAAGGTTATGATAAAGATGCTAAAGTTGCTTTAAGTGGACAAGTAAACAAAGCATTGCTTGAAAAATTAATTCAAAAAGATACTGATTATTTAAATATCAAACCTCCTAAAAGCACTGGAAGAGAAAGATACTCAATTGAATACTTAAATGATGTTTTAGTTGGGTTTGAAAATATACCTCACCAAGATGTTGTAAGTACCCTCACTCAATACACTGCTTATAGCATTTATCATGCTTATACTAATTATGTTTTAACTAACGATACAAAAGCAGAAATATATGTATCTGGCGGAGGAGCTAATAATATCTATTTAATGAATGCATTAAAAGAATATTTTAAGCCTTTAGATATTCCAGTAAATCAAAGTAATGTTTTAAACATTAATATTGACGCTAAAGAAGCAATTGCTTTTGCGGTTCTTGGATACTTAACATTGCAAAAATTACCAGGCAATGTTCCAAATGCTACTGGTGCTAAAAAGTTCTCTATTTTAGGAAAAATCGCATTAGTTTAA
- a CDS encoding N-acetylmuramoyl-L-alanine amidase-like domain-containing protein: MLKNKFKLLFGLAPMAVIATAVSCTTKVEEIQKKHDELSKEDLNVKYFEALNAHKSSQATKTSEYEAAKKAALQKPVDTKKASIAKAEEQIKLDKEANAKLNEEIKKLEAEGKDASAQKAEVAAREARIEKNNEKITADKEALKEAEADLAHFNSLFPQLFANYKAAQAYITYQPSKNEEATRYEFAYPIITNKASLDIIKEVNALKNSKEYKELATTNDKILYLSDYFLTYFDRRAKELDPKAKNIFGGIPYFADRMFGNADTKERLVALLNELDCFTYFDYVNAFLIDSSNTEKGFMESLIKTRYAESKISYSTRKHFFTDWGYGEVKSESNPAGTIKIANDLVKAITDETIRSQSVQTVSPDRFKRNGKIVSDPSAIGEKREEVLKTVPIVPREIQYIDADSVTDEFMSTHFKSGDLLMLAAKESLNDWLDLTHCGYLVIRDGKAYYRNASSRKSNLSVVEIPLALYLAQQNWSSRYNQPEVGKQRTTPGVLVFRTLDPQAQLDSVNSGN; the protein is encoded by the coding sequence ATGCTTAAAAATAAATTTAAATTACTTTTTGGACTTGCACCTATGGCAGTTATTGCTACAGCAGTGTCATGTACAACTAAAGTAGAAGAAATTCAAAAAAAACACGATGAACTTAGCAAAGAAGATTTAAATGTTAAATACTTTGAAGCTTTAAATGCTCACAAAAGTTCACAAGCAACCAAAACTAGTGAATATGAAGCTGCTAAAAAAGCTGCTTTACAAAAACCAGTTGATACTAAAAAAGCTTCAATAGCTAAAGCTGAAGAACAAATCAAATTAGATAAAGAAGCTAACGCTAAGCTAAATGAAGAAATTAAAAAACTTGAAGCTGAAGGAAAAGATGCTTCAGCACAAAAAGCGGAAGTTGCTGCCCGTGAAGCAAGAATTGAAAAAAATAACGAAAAAATCACTGCTGACAAAGAAGCTTTAAAAGAAGCTGAAGCTGATTTGGCACATTTTAATTCTTTATTCCCACAATTATTTGCTAACTACAAAGCAGCTCAAGCTTACATTACTTATCAACCAAGCAAAAATGAAGAAGCTACAAGATATGAATTTGCTTACCCAATTATTACTAATAAAGCTAGCTTAGATATCATCAAAGAAGTTAATGCTCTTAAAAATTCTAAAGAATATAAAGAACTTGCTACAACCAATGACAAAATTCTTTATTTAAGTGATTACTTCTTAACTTACTTTGATAGAAGAGCTAAAGAACTTGATCCTAAAGCAAAAAATATCTTCGGTGGAATTCCATATTTTGCAGATAGAATGTTTGGTAACGCAGATACCAAAGAAAGACTTGTTGCTTTATTAAACGAATTAGATTGTTTTACATATTTTGATTACGTTAACGCATTTTTAATTGATTCAAGCAATACAGAAAAAGGATTCATGGAATCACTTATTAAAACAAGATATGCTGAATCAAAAATTTCATACTCAACTAGAAAACACTTCTTTACCGATTGAGGTTATGGTGAAGTTAAAAGCGAAAGCAATCCTGCTGGAACAATAAAAATTGCTAATGATTTAGTAAAAGCTATCACCGATGAAACAATCAGATCTCAAAGTGTTCAAACAGTTAGTCCAGATCGTTTCAAAAGAAATGGAAAAATTGTATCTGATCCAAGCGCAATTGGTGAAAAACGTGAAGAAGTTCTTAAAACTGTTCCAATTGTACCTAGAGAAATTCAATACATTGATGCAGACAGTGTAACTGATGAATTTATGTCAACTCACTTTAAATCAGGTGATTTATTAATGCTTGCTGCTAAAGAAAGTTTAAATGATTGACTTGATTTAACTCACTGTGGTTACTTAGTTATTAGAGATGGAAAAGCATACTACCGTAATGCATCATCAAGAAAATCAAACTTATCAGTTGTAGAAATTCCACTTGCATTATACTTAGCACAACAAAACTGATCTTCTAGATACAACCAACCAGAAGTTGGAAAACAACGTACCACACCTGGGGTTTTAGTATTTAGAACATTAGATCCTCAAGCTCAACTAGATTCAGTAAATTCAGGAAACTAA
- the murQ gene encoding N-acetylmuramic acid 6-phosphate etherase translates to MDNKISFLGTEQKNERTLNLSKLKTLDIVKKINNEDHLVAKAIKPENQNIANMIDLAYDCLKNKKGRVIYMGAGTSGRIGVLDASEIYPTYGVKNKFIGLIAGGKRALYTPLEGSEDNEEEAVRELKKLKLTANDLVVGITASGRTPYPLAGMRYAKEIGASTALITNNASPEGSKYADVTVAAVTGPEAVTGSTRMKAGTAQKLVCNMLSTAVMVKLGYVEGNYMINLVPTNYKLEQRCKGMIQELTQADSEKVEAVFAQSRNVKIALLMIEKNLTYKQARKEYLKIYGK, encoded by the coding sequence ATGGATAATAAAATATCTTTTTTAGGAACTGAACAAAAAAATGAGAGAACTTTAAACTTATCTAAACTTAAAACATTAGATATAGTTAAAAAAATCAATAACGAAGATCATCTAGTAGCCAAAGCAATCAAGCCAGAAAATCAAAATATTGCTAATATGATCGATCTAGCATATGATTGCTTAAAAAATAAAAAAGGAAGAGTTATTTATATGGGAGCTGGTACATCTGGAAGAATTGGTGTACTTGATGCTTCTGAAATTTACCCAACTTATGGTGTTAAAAATAAATTTATTGGATTAATCGCTGGTGGAAAAAGAGCTTTATACACTCCGTTAGAAGGTTCTGAAGATAATGAAGAAGAAGCAGTTAGAGAACTTAAAAAACTCAAACTAACTGCTAATGACCTTGTTGTTGGGATTACTGCTTCAGGGAGAACTCCATATCCTCTTGCAGGTATGCGATATGCGAAAGAAATTGGAGCTTCAACAGCTTTAATTACTAACAATGCTTCTCCAGAAGGAAGTAAGTACGCTGATGTTACTGTTGCCGCGGTAACAGGACCTGAAGCTGTTACTGGTTCAACTCGGATGAAAGCTGGAACTGCTCAAAAATTAGTATGTAACATGCTTTCAACTGCTGTTATGGTTAAACTTGGATATGTGGAAGGCAACTACATGATTAATTTAGTGCCTACCAATTACAAACTTGAACAAAGATGTAAAGGTATGATTCAAGAATTAACTCAAGCTGATTCTGAAAAAGTTGAAGCAGTATTTGCTCAAAGTCGTAACGTTAAAATAGCTCTTTTAATGATAGAAAAAAACCTCACTTATAAACAAGCGAGAAAGGAATATCTCAAAATTTATGGAAAATAA
- a CDS encoding site-specific integrase: MLNTFTMSEAQLLNWLEKANLSAASYKSKKTILKSYLLPFNFYDYDAINKNIQNAQLKQRYKQTIVAQIKAFYNFLNANLSDNFIKFDSKKINNIEVMEPVERRAFTEEEKATLFKELDNLTPNKYIKEIKPVHKFIIKFLNSNACRISEAVEVLKQDNWHFDYLNNCYFINARAFKGGNVRKFWLTPELYEDYKQIDKKAFVVRTLQGFFTAFQNHLHNLEGVKFTAPLTAHAFRTNYITNAVFNGFTTEQIASVTGHKKLETINDNYIKPNSSIELKNAMNIARTIEMQAPEEVNNLNNDLLITLIKQVQDLKNEIKELKGAK, encoded by the coding sequence ATGTTGAACACTTTTACAATGTCTGAAGCTCAATTATTGAACTGACTTGAAAAAGCTAACTTGTCGGCTGCTTCTTATAAATCTAAAAAAACAATATTAAAAAGTTATTTATTACCTTTTAACTTTTACGATTATGATGCCATTAATAAAAACATACAAAACGCACAATTAAAGCAAAGATATAAACAAACTATAGTGGCACAAATAAAGGCGTTTTATAACTTTTTAAATGCTAATTTATCTGATAACTTTATTAAATTTGACAGCAAAAAAATCAACAATATTGAAGTTATGGAGCCAGTAGAACGCCGAGCATTTACCGAAGAAGAAAAAGCAACATTGTTCAAAGAACTTGACAACTTAACACCAAACAAATACATAAAAGAAATTAAGCCAGTACATAAATTTATTATTAAATTTTTAAACTCAAACGCTTGCCGTATATCTGAAGCGGTGGAAGTGTTAAAACAAGATAACTGACATTTTGATTATCTTAATAATTGCTATTTTATTAATGCAAGAGCTTTCAAGGGTGGTAATGTTCGTAAGTTTTGATTAACTCCCGAGCTTTACGAAGACTATAAACAAATAGATAAAAAAGCTTTTGTAGTTAGAACATTGCAGGGGTTTTTTACCGCTTTCCAAAATCACTTGCACAATTTGGAAGGTGTTAAATTTACCGCACCCCTTACAGCTCACGCATTCCGTACAAATTACATAACTAACGCAGTTTTTAATGGTTTCACTACCGAACAAATTGCAAGCGTTACAGGACACAAAAAATTGGAAACAATAAACGACAATTATATTAAGCCTAACAGTTCAATAGAGTTAAAAAATGCAATGAATATTGCAAGAACTATTGAAATGCAAGCACCTGAAGAAGTGAACAACTTAAATAATGATTTATTAATTACATTAATTAAGCAAGTCCAAGACTTAAAAAACGAAATTAAAGAATTAAAAGGAGCAAAATAA
- a CDS encoding MAG0770 family lipoprotein, whose translation MKKILKWSLIPLAITTTTILSAACQSEFDSKGQQSKQIFLNQATDYLNKYTNEFNKTNAFLNNQNSNKLSNFEFFYKSIQQKASTLAKAFETLNNYVNDSNYNFNLKQQLKDNFYLELNLSENQIKSYNDAYYRFNAINTELDLLAKSVAFNDDTNVFKVFKDDLNSFVNIRRTSTIFDRQFSNKNLDDAKNEYKNKWYNSSLKSIDYTTLGKKIVVDGNSTIEHTHAIGNVVKEWSVIVADQNSAVNDEFKKLIGFLTQNSEQIDNDEIKNLVHLISVSYDEYLKSIQEINAQFGGVYPFETFLGYFDENSSFSEFIKIWTKINEIYIDFKG comes from the coding sequence ATGAAAAAAATACTTAAATGATCATTAATTCCTTTAGCCATTACTACAACAACAATTTTAAGTGCTGCTTGTCAAAGCGAGTTTGATTCCAAAGGGCAACAATCAAAACAAATTTTCCTTAATCAAGCAACTGATTACTTAAACAAATATACAAACGAATTTAATAAAACCAATGCTTTTTTAAACAATCAAAACAGCAATAAGTTAAGCAATTTTGAGTTTTTTTATAAAAGCATCCAACAAAAAGCTTCTACTTTGGCTAAAGCCTTCGAAACTTTGAACAATTATGTAAATGATTCAAACTACAATTTTAATTTAAAACAACAACTAAAAGATAATTTTTATTTAGAATTAAACTTATCTGAGAATCAAATTAAATCATATAATGACGCTTATTATCGTTTTAATGCTATTAATACGGAATTAGATTTACTTGCTAAAAGTGTAGCCTTTAATGATGACACTAATGTTTTTAAAGTTTTTAAAGATGACTTAAATTCATTTGTGAACATAAGAAGAACTTCAACTATTTTTGATAGACAATTTTCAAACAAAAATTTAGATGATGCTAAAAATGAATATAAAAATAAATGATACAACTCATCACTGAAATCAATTGATTACACAACACTTGGAAAAAAAATTGTAGTTGATGGTAATTCAACTATTGAACATACACATGCAATTGGTAATGTTGTTAAAGAATGAAGTGTTATTGTAGCCGATCAAAACTCGGCAGTTAATGATGAGTTTAAAAAACTCATTGGTTTTCTAACACAAAATTCAGAACAAATTGATAATGATGAAATCAAAAATCTTGTGCACTTAATAAGCGTTTCTTATGATGAATACTTAAAATCTATCCAAGAAATAAACGCTCAATTTGGAGGCGTATATCCTTTTGAAACTTTTTTAGGATATTTTGATGAAAATTCTTCATTTAGTGAATTTATAAAAATTTGAACAAAAATTAATGAAATTTACATTGATTTTAAAGGTTAA
- a CDS encoding YobI family P-loop NTPase produces the protein MKKKEKLNHTKGDILNNLWNKVKKESDAKLIDLYGNKLKTLYFKGNSDSHAFITRNTEDAKLAIETYYNLRIDYNVISMWQLGHIKPPKLWYIDLKDDFKSNSSNINESYLRLIKKLSNQIENYKKPNASYNFQKERTIIDFVRSISIYIAFAILFAVLFVISYNFDNIIISAYINPRSPFYNTFIFVGIIYLLIGSFLGSGFFLYKILFRWTKTVKMKLKKFYIKGIEFSREEQIFFSNENDNYLNEIIYYFSIHKNNYIIISNANFNEQKIIIEELEEIKKLINKGVNTKNIKVKIIYLIEEEKFKLSEVKEYISGVFNIDTILYKSENFEYVLKKYFELTNMTVYEKTVKKSSLLFKNKKDLEVVISEFNRQIETKSNQNPNATYIGIIKDYFEVNLNDDSQ, from the coding sequence ATGAAGAAAAAAGAAAAGTTAAATCATACAAAAGGTGATATATTAAACAATTTATGAAACAAAGTTAAGAAAGAAAGTGATGCAAAACTAATAGATTTATATGGAAATAAACTAAAAACATTATATTTTAAAGGAAATAGTGATAGTCATGCATTTATAACAAGAAACACCGAAGATGCCAAATTAGCAATTGAAACTTACTACAATTTAAGAATTGATTACAACGTTATATCTATGTGACAGTTAGGACATATTAAACCTCCTAAACTTTGATATATAGATTTGAAAGATGATTTTAAAAGTAATTCATCCAACATTAATGAATCTTACTTGAGGTTAATAAAAAAATTATCAAATCAAATAGAAAATTATAAAAAACCTAACGCATCATATAACTTTCAAAAAGAAAGAACGATTATTGATTTTGTTCGTTCAATTTCAATTTATATAGCATTTGCTATACTCTTTGCGGTTTTGTTCGTTATATCTTATAATTTCGATAACATTATAATATCTGCCTATATAAATCCACGATCCCCGTTTTATAATACTTTTATCTTTGTGGGCATAATATATTTATTAATCGGAAGCTTTTTAGGATCTGGATTTTTTCTTTATAAAATACTTTTCAGATGAACAAAAACAGTAAAAATGAAATTGAAAAAATTTTATATTAAAGGTATTGAATTTTCTAGGGAAGAACAAATATTTTTTTCTAACGAAAATGATAACTATTTAAATGAAATAATTTATTATTTTTCTATTCATAAAAACAATTATATTATTATATCTAATGCAAATTTTAACGAGCAAAAAATAATTATAGAAGAATTAGAAGAGATAAAAAAACTTATAAATAAGGGTGTAAATACCAAAAATATAAAAGTTAAAATTATCTACTTAATAGAAGAGGAAAAATTTAAGTTAAGCGAGGTCAAAGAATATATTAGCGGGGTGTTTAATATTGACACAATTTTATATAAAAGTGAAAATTTTGAATATGTGCTGAAAAAATATTTTGAATTGACTAATATGACAGTTTATGAAAAAACTGTTAAGAAATCTTCTTTATTATTCAAAAACAAAAAGGATTTAGAAGTAGTAATATCTGAATTTAATAGACAAATAGAAACAAAATCCAATCAGAATCCAAATGCGACTTATATTGGCATAATTAAGGATTATTTTGAAGTAAATTTAAATGATGATTCACAATAA
- a CDS encoding PTS lactose/cellobiose transporter subunit IIA, translated as MENKIEQHCFEIISFSGGAKALFLEAVDLAMEFKFEEAAAKIKEGKDILKQGHQAHAELLTMDVNGEMPHMPLLLVHAEDQFMSSEDALTLANKTLKLMKVISEKLK; from the coding sequence ATGGAAAATAAAATCGAACAACATTGCTTTGAAATTATTTCGTTTTCTGGTGGTGCTAAAGCGTTGTTTTTAGAAGCTGTTGATTTAGCAATGGAATTTAAATTTGAAGAAGCTGCTGCTAAAATCAAAGAAGGAAAAGACATTTTAAAACAAGGACATCAAGCTCATGCTGAATTATTAACAATGGATGTTAATGGTGAAATGCCACACATGCCTTTGCTACTTGTGCATGCTGAAGATCAATTTATGTCAAGTGAAGATGCCTTAACTTTAGCTAATAAAACCCTAAAACTAATGAAAGTCATTTCAGAGAAATTAAAATAG
- a CDS encoding DUF871 domain-containing protein: protein MLGVSIYPEKQNKDEIFAYLQKASSLGIKRIFSCLLSVTKDKEEIKREFKEINDYAHTLGMVVILDVNPRVFDTLGASYNDLTFFKELSADGIRLDMGFDGRKEADMTYNPQDLKIEINISNDNKYLDNIMSNHPNVKNLIASHNFYPQKYTGLDLDFFTRITTKFKNFGLTTAAFVTSKHATVGPWPLSHGLCSLELLRNKSLSAQAKFLYATKLIDDIIIGDAFASDEELQAFAKVSPHYITFKLKSDSLIHNTAIENTILFHEPHFRRGDTNAYSVRSTQSRVKYKNEKFTPLITPELLKKGDVVICNDNYGQYKGELQIILQDQENVDLGKNKVGEIVEEELILLDYLKPLERFKFEK, encoded by the coding sequence ATGTTAGGTGTTTCAATTTACCCAGAAAAGCAAAATAAAGATGAAATTTTTGCTTATTTACAAAAAGCTTCATCTTTAGGAATTAAAAGAATCTTTTCATGCTTGCTTAGTGTGACAAAAGATAAAGAAGAAATTAAGCGTGAATTCAAAGAAATTAACGATTATGCACATACATTAGGTATGGTAGTAATTTTAGATGTTAATCCGAGAGTTTTTGATACTTTAGGAGCTTCATATAATGATTTGACTTTCTTTAAAGAATTAAGTGCTGATGGAATTCGTTTAGATATGGGGTTTGATGGTCGTAAAGAAGCTGATATGACTTATAACCCACAAGATTTAAAAATCGAAATTAATATTTCAAATGATAATAAATATTTAGACAATATTATGTCAAATCATCCTAATGTAAAAAATCTAATTGCCTCACATAATTTTTATCCACAAAAATATACAGGACTTGATTTAGATTTCTTTACAAGAATTACTACAAAATTTAAAAATTTTGGACTTACTACCGCTGCGTTTGTGACTTCAAAACATGCAACTGTAGGACCATGACCTTTATCACATGGACTTTGCTCTCTTGAGTTACTTAGAAACAAATCTCTTAGTGCGCAAGCAAAATTCTTGTATGCAACCAAATTAATTGATGATATTATCATTGGAGATGCATTTGCTTCAGATGAAGAATTACAAGCATTTGCAAAAGTATCTCCACATTACATTACCTTTAAATTAAAATCTGACTCTCTCATTCATAATACAGCTATTGAAAATACAATTTTATTTCATGAACCTCACTTTAGAAGAGGCGATACTAACGCATATAGTGTAAGATCAACCCAATCTAGAGTTAAATATAAAAACGAAAAATTTACTCCTTTAATTACACCTGAATTACTTAAAAAAGGTGATGTTGTTATTTGTAATGATAATTATGGTCAATACAAAGGTGAATTGCAAATTATTTTACAAGATCAAGAAAATGTTGATTTAGGAAAAAATAAAGTTGGAGAAATAGTTGAAGAAGAATTAATTCTTTTAGATTATTTAAAACCACTTGAAAGGTTCAAATTTGAAAAATAA